The Lycium barbarum isolate Lr01 chromosome 10, ASM1917538v2, whole genome shotgun sequence genome includes a region encoding these proteins:
- the LOC132614814 gene encoding protein MOS2-like, with the protein MKLSFSLSSKPSSNLRNQQPSSSRAFSANNPQNSSNPIEKEYVTEFDPSKAPSSSTKQTLIIPPKQNEWRPIKRMKNLDLPDSTATDQPLQFEIDNGGATAEPTVDGISYGLNVRQSENPNPNPNANSKQLIDPMLRQFKEDLKRLPDHNGIDEYTDMPVEGYGAALLKGYGWVEGRGIGRNAKEDVKVVEYKKWSAKEGIGFVPEVPKIKGEKCSVKVDNVEKKDREDGTKGLYVGKEVRVVRGKEMGLKGVVLEVKSGGDLVVLKVAKRDGEMKVKVRDVADLGSVEEERCLKKLKELKIREEKSNLDERRSRYEGTIERKKESKRSSDDEVSWLASHIRVRIISKDLKRGRLYLKKGEIMDVVGPTCCDLCMDETRELIQGVDQDLLETALPKRGGPVLVLYGRHKGVYGHLVEKDSENETGIVRDGDTKELLKVRLEQIAEYLGDPSYIGY; encoded by the coding sequence ATGAAGCTCTCGTTTTCCCTCTCTTCAAAACCCTCTTCCAACCTCAGAAACCAGCAACCTTCTTCTTCTAGAGCATTCTCCGCCAACAATCCCCAAAATTCCTCAAACCCTATCGAAAAAGAATACGTCACCGAATTCGACCCTTCAAAAGCCCCTTCATCTTCCACTAAACAAACACTCATAATCCCTCCAAAACAAAACGAATGGCGCCCCATCAAACGGATGAAAAATCTCGACTTACCAGATTCAACGGCCACAGATCAACCACTCCAATTCGAAATTGACAACGGCGGCGCTACTGCCGAACCAACTGTAGATGGTATCTCTTACGGCCTCAATGTTCGCCAATCCGaaaaccctaaccctaacccGAATGCGAATTCGAAGCAGTTGATTGATCCGATGTTGCGTCAATTTAAGGAGGATTTGAAGAGGTTACCTGATCATAATGGGATTGATGAGTATACTGATATGCCTGTTGAGGGATACGGTGCTGCTTTGTTGAAGGGTTATGGGTGGGTTGAAGGTAGAGGGATTGGTAGGAACGCCAAAGAGGATGTTAAAGTTGTTGAGTATAAAAAATGGTCAGCTAAAGAAGGGATTGGTTTCGTACCTGAAGTACCGAAAATAAAGGGTGAAAAATGTAGTGTTAAAGTAGATAATGTTGAGAAGAAAGATCGAGAAGATGGAACGAAAGGGTTATATGTAGGGAAAGAAGTGAGGGTAGTGAGAGGAAAAGAAATGGGGTTGAAAGGGGTTGTTTTGGAGGTGAAAAGTGGCGGGGATCTGGTGGTTTTGAAGGTTGCGAAACGAGATGGTGAGATGAAAGTTAAGGTACGGGATGTGGCGGATTTGGGTTCGGTGGAGGAGGAGAGGTGTTTGAagaagttgaaagaattgaagattaGAGAAGAAAAGAGTAATCTTGATGAAAGGAGAAGTAGATACGAAGGGACGAtagagaggaaaaaggaaagtaaaaGAAGTAGTGATGATGAGGTGTCTTGGCTTGCTAGTCATATTAGAGTTAGGATTATAAGTAAGGATTTAAAAAGGGGAAGATTGTATTTAAAGAAAGGGGAAATTATGGATGTGGTTGGGCCGACTTGTTGTGATTTATGTATGGATGAAACTAGGGAGTTGATACAAGGTGTGGATCAGGATTTGCTCGAGACGGCTCTTCCAAAGCGTGGTGGTCCCGTTCTTGTTCTGTATGGTAGGCACAAAGGTGTGTATGGTCACTTGGTTGAGAAGGATAGTGAGAATGAGACTGGAATTGTCCGAGATGGTGATACCAAGGAGTTACTCAAAGTGCGACTTGAACAAATTGCTGAGTATCTTGGGGATCCGAGCTATATTGGTTATTGA